In one window of Coralliovum pocilloporae DNA:
- a CDS encoding response regulator, whose product MYNLDLKELSFVIADDSSYMRTILRMVLQAFGVRQIVEAEDGVAALEAMEKANPDIVLLDRVMPVLDGAEVMRILRNPDNPFAFVPVIMVTAYTERSTIVEARNLGVHEILSKPISAKALYQRVASVVLKPREFIKTPTYFGPKPRETVKSAPGSKIQSLRETAHQEEEAARQQEEQAAEAGGFAQVQNI is encoded by the coding sequence GTGTACAATCTGGATCTGAAGGAACTTTCCTTCGTTATCGCCGATGACAGTTCATATATGCGCACCATCCTCAGAATGGTGCTGCAGGCATTCGGTGTACGCCAGATTGTCGAGGCGGAAGACGGTGTTGCCGCTCTTGAAGCCATGGAAAAAGCTAATCCGGATATTGTTCTTCTGGACCGGGTCATGCCGGTTCTGGATGGTGCGGAAGTGATGCGAATCCTGCGCAATCCTGACAATCCCTTTGCCTTTGTTCCAGTGATCATGGTGACGGCCTATACCGAACGCTCCACCATTGTCGAAGCCCGCAATCTGGGTGTTCACGAGATCCTGTCGAAGCCGATTTCCGCCAAGGCATTGTATCAGCGTGTAGCCAGCGTCGTGCTCAAACCACGCGAATTCATCAAGACGCCGACCTATTTCGGGCCAAAACCGCGTGAGACGGTCAAGTCCGCTCCCGGCAGCAAAATCCAGTCCCTGCGCGAGACCGCCCATCAGGAAGAAGAGGCTGCCCGACAACAGGAAGAACAAGCTGCTGAGGCTGGCGGGTTTGCCCAGGTCCAGAACATCTGA